The DNA segment TGCCGATGTTGGAATGCATGACCCGGTCCCCCGCGGTCAACGCGGCAGCCGCTTCGCCCCAGGACGACGATCCGAAAACGGCTGATTTGGATGTGCGACGGATGCTTGCCATCGGGGCTCCGCTTGGAATTCATACGCCCAACCTTTTCCCCACCAAATCCGGACGCGAATATGAGGTCACTCCGTATCTGAAACCGTTGCAGCCATACCGGGACAAGTGGACGGTTGTTTCAGGCTTGATGCACCCCGACGTCGATGGCGGGCATCCTGCAGAGAAAAGTTTTCTGACAGCGGCGCCGCATCCGGGACACCCCAGTTTTAAAAACACGATTTCTGTCGATCAGTTTGCAGCCGAACAGATTGGTTATCGAACGAGGTTCTCTTCGCTAACGCTGGCCAGTGATCGTTCGGGTCTGTCGTACACCCGGTCCGGAGTGCAGATTCCATCCGAAACCCGCCCTTCGCGATTGTTTGCCAAACTCTTTCTAGAAGGGACAAAAGAGGAACAAGCGACTCAGTTGCGAAGAATCAAAGACGGCCAGAGCGTGATGGATCTGGTGCGAAATCAAACCGCTCAGGTCGCCAAACGAGCCAGTCGTCAGGACAATCAGACTTTGGATCAGTACATGACCAGCGTCCGTGAACTGGAACAGCGGTTGGTGCAAGCCGAAGATTGGGCACAGCGGCCCAAGCCGATCATCGATCAGAAACCGCCCACCGATGTGCAAGATCGAGCTGATTTTGTCGGTCGGATGCGGCTGATGTACGAGATGATTTTCCTTGCGTTTCAGTCCGATTCGACTCGGCTGATTACTTTTCTTGGAGCCGGCGGCAATGAGGTGGTCAGTTTGCCCGGTGTCGAAGATGGCTGGCACAACCTTAGCCACCACGGACGGGATCCAGAGAAGCTGGAGATGCTAGCAATCATTGAATTGGAGGAATTCAAGTTGTTTGGTGAATTGCTAGGGAAACTGGATGGAGTTCGGGAGGGCGAGCACACGTTGTTAGATCAAACATCCATTTTGATGGGATCCAACCTCGGGAATGCCTCCAGCCACAATAATTCGAACCTGCCAATCATCGCCGCCGGTGGTCGATTCCAGCACGGGCAGCATTTGGCCTTCGATCCTCAAAAAGGACCACCACTGGCGAATCTCTTTGTCAGCCAACTGCAGCACTTAGGTTTAGAAACCGATCGTTTTGCCAACGGAACGGGGACACTGACCGGTATTTAG comes from the Roseimaritima multifibrata genome and includes:
- a CDS encoding DUF1552 domain-containing protein; the encoded protein is MKKSLPRRTVLRAGGISVALPMLECMTRSPAVNAAAASPQDDDPKTADLDVRRMLAIGAPLGIHTPNLFPTKSGREYEVTPYLKPLQPYRDKWTVVSGLMHPDVDGGHPAEKSFLTAAPHPGHPSFKNTISVDQFAAEQIGYRTRFSSLTLASDRSGLSYTRSGVQIPSETRPSRLFAKLFLEGTKEEQATQLRRIKDGQSVMDLVRNQTAQVAKRASRQDNQTLDQYMTSVRELEQRLVQAEDWAQRPKPIIDQKPPTDVQDRADFVGRMRLMYEMIFLAFQSDSTRLITFLGAGGNEVVSLPGVEDGWHNLSHHGRDPEKLEMLAIIELEEFKLFGELLGKLDGVREGEHTLLDQTSILMGSNLGNASSHNNSNLPIIAAGGRFQHGQHLAFDPQKGPPLANLFVSQLQHLGLETDRFANGTGTLTGI